The sequence below is a genomic window from Kitasatospora kifunensis.
AAGCGGTACTCGATGTCCACCGTGCGCTTGGCGTAGTGCGAGAGCTTCTCCTTCGGGTGCTCGAAGTAGCGCATGTTCTCGGTGCGCAGGCCCAGGTCGGTGTACCAGTTCCAGCGCTGCTCGAGCCAGTACTCGTGCCACTTCTCGTCCTCGCCCGGCTTGACGAAGAACTCCATCTCCATCTGTTCGAACTCGCGGGTGCGGAAGATGAAGTTGCCGGGCGTGATCTCGTTGCGGAAGCTCTTGCCCACCTGGGCGATGCCGAACGGCGGCTTCTTGCGCGAGGTGGTCTGGACGGCCTTGAAGTTGGTGAAGATGCCCTGCGCGGTCTCGGGGCGCAGGTAGGCCAGGCCACCCGCGTCCTCGGTGACGCCCAGGTGCGTCTTCAGCATGCCCGAGAACTCCTTGGGCTCGGTGAAGGCGCCCTTGGTGCCGCAGTGCGGGCAGTTGATGTCGGCCAGGCCGTTGGCGGGCAGCTTGCCGTGCTTGGCCTCGTACGCCTCCTCCAGGTGGTCCGCGCGGAACCGCTTGTGGCAGGAGGTGCACTCGGTCAGCGGGTCGTTGAAGGTGGCGACGTGGCCGGAGGCCTCCCAGACCTCGCGGGCAAGGATCACCGAAGAGTCGAGCCCGACGACGTCCTCGCGAGCCGTGACCACCGAGCGCCACCACTGGCGCTTGATGTTCTCCTTGAGCTCGA
It includes:
- a CDS encoding glycine--tRNA ligase codes for the protein MAADKIDTIVSLSKRRGFVYPCSEIYGGTRAAWDYGPLGVELKENIKRQWWRSVVTAREDVVGLDSSVILAREVWEASGHVATFNDPLTECTSCHKRFRADHLEEAYEAKHGKLPANGLADINCPHCGTKGAFTEPKEFSGMLKTHLGVTEDAGGLAYLRPETAQGIFTNFKAVQTTSRKKPPFGIAQVGKSFRNEITPGNFIFRTREFEQMEMEFFVKPGEDEKWHEYWLEQRWNWYTDLGLRTENMRYFEHPKEKLSHYAKRTVDIEYRFNFGGSEFSELEGVANRTDYDLSTHSEASGQDLKYFDQESGERYFPYVIEPAAGLNRAMLAFLLDAYFEDEAPNAKGVMEKRVGMRLDPRLAPVKVAVLPLSRNADLSPKARGLAADLRTAWNVEFDDAGAIGKRYRRQDEIGTPFCVTVDFDTLEDNAVTIRERDTMAQERVSLDQVKSYLGARLIGC